In a genomic window of Demequina muriae:
- a CDS encoding roadblock/LC7 domain-containing protein, which produces MTELSTEATNFGWLLDNFVQTVPGTRHTLVVSADGLLMAMSKNLDRTGGDTLAAVVSGMASLTRGAARQLQAGEVRQSIIEMDELFLFLMSVSNGSVLAVAADSTCDVGLVGYEMTLLVSRTENALTPQLITEMRQNLPTDGHTRS; this is translated from the coding sequence GTGACCGAGCTCAGCACCGAGGCCACCAACTTCGGATGGCTGCTGGACAATTTCGTCCAGACAGTCCCCGGGACGCGACACACGCTGGTGGTGAGCGCGGATGGACTGCTCATGGCGATGTCCAAGAACCTTGACCGCACGGGTGGCGACACTCTGGCCGCCGTCGTGTCCGGCATGGCGAGCCTCACCCGCGGCGCCGCACGCCAGCTTCAGGCAGGGGAGGTGCGGCAGTCGATCATCGAGATGGACGAGCTGTTCCTGTTCCTCATGAGCGTGTCGAACGGCTCGGTCCTCGCCGTCGCCGCCGACTCGACGTGCGACGTCGGCCTCGTCGGCTACGAGATGACCCTGCTCGTGTCGCGCACCGAGAACGCCCTCACGCCGCAGCTCATCACGGAGATGCGCCAGAACCTGCCCACCGACGGACACACGCGCTCCTAA